The Watersipora subatra chromosome 7, tzWatSuba1.1, whole genome shotgun sequence genomic interval TTGATGCTCAGCTGGAAACAGTTTATGTTCAAGGATAAGCTCAATTGATTGGGCAAAAGACATTTGAGATGTCAGTGTTTACCTCAAGCATTATTAGgttactagtaactataatCAAATAGCCTGACCTTTGAGAACTGGCGCGACATAAACTTCAATCCTACTGAGCTAGATTAAAAAAGATAGTTTGAGACTTTCCAGTGACTCACAAACTTTAGCTAAAAGTGTTtgctataatttttactataattagaGACATGTCTATCCTCCTGTCTCAAGCCATTTTGAAagtgttaggaaaaagattgcatctcTCAGAAATTTAACTCAGATATTGGGATTACAAGTCAACCACATTGCCATCTACATTACTCCACCTTTTTATATCTAAGAATagctgtgcacatagttattacacatgacgatttCTCATGTCGCACGGGACTGCCAgctactagtattaataattaaagatCAGCTTTTTAGAAGAATGAATGGATTTGTGCTCAGGACAGTGCCTTATAGCTGAACTATTTCTAACCACTTTTAAACACTAGCTAAGGCAAGATGTACATCCTTAGCTGCTGATTGATGACTGACATAAGAATATCTTAGCACTCTCATGGCTGACAAGTACAAGTACTTACAACATGGATGACATTTTGAGTCAGCATTGATGTCACAGGCGCCTTAAGCACTTCCTCATTAAGTTCCTCAAGAAGAATAATAAGCATACGGTTGGGCTGGTAGCAATGCTCTCCCTCTACCAGCTCATAGCCTGTAACATGGACATACTAGAGGTGATGAGTATCTATACTGTTCTTTTACAGCCATTACAAACCTTGACATTCTATACACTGCACCACTCTTATGCACACATAGCATCTAGTTTTTTATTATGCATGGTTCAGACCAATGTTGTATGTATAGCGTGAGAGGTGCTGAGCCCATGTATGCAAACAGGTGTGCGATTGATGTGAACCAAATAGCTATGAAATCATTATGAACACAGTAAAAGAGCATTATCCTACGCAGTCGCgctatttatttaaaaatgtcgGACTGAATCAGGCTTTGTGAGATAGTCTGAAGTGACCACTAAACTTTTATGTTTTAACAATTAAATTTAAGTTCAACTTGCAAAACCATCTTTTTGAGGTATGAAATGCTTTAATCTAATTTTTTACTCATCTATGTATTTGCTACTTTTTCTGTAATTACAACTTATTTGATTTAATGACTTTATCTATACCTAACTGCTCTACTGCATGTACGTTTAAGTAAGTTCAAAGACTTACAACTAGTAGACACTAAACTAGCTTGAAGACTATAGGCTAGTACACGTTATATCACAATTTGTCAGTGTTAAtcccacaatacttcggtgatcatcTGTGATAACATTGTCACCACTCCATCTGCGGTCGCATCAGCGGAAAGTTTGCGACATAGCATTATCATTATAAAATGTGCTTGCAGAAGCGACGAAACACTAGTTCCCGTAGCAACTGTCATGAAAGAAACTATAGATCGAGCAATTTgcgacagccaatcaccatcacCGATGGGATGCACATTACACAGGCTGTCGTGGATGGGATGCACATTACACAGGCTGTCGTGGATGGGATGCACATTACACAGGCTGTCGTCAGGCTGTCGTGGATGTCTGCCAAACTAGgagaaaagtttgacagctgcagtTTTTTCTGGCGTCTCCGCATTGTCTCGACGATGCAACCGGTTTTCAGTGTACATGATCGACAGATAATcactgagaggacaactccgagtgtgaaccagcctttaacaATGCAACTGAGCATCTGTAAATCATTCATTTTATGCAACCTTACAAACACACAGGTTTCCTGCGACAGTTCACTAAGTTAGCTCATCATAATCATGCAAAATGGTTAGTGCTTGCAGAAGCTGCTCTGATTCTAAATAAAATGTGGTGTGTGAAGACTTGTTGTTCGTGTCTTTTACTCCTGTATAAAGATTTTTCCAATACTAAAAACTAAGTGTTCATCTCTACTCAAGtcacaacattttttgtttggtAGGTTGTTGCATTATTTTTAGACTCCTAAATCCTAGTGGTTAATGTACGAGAGGTTAATGTATGCGGTGTATTAATGGATGTGGTGATTGTGTATGTGGTTAATGCTCGTATTCTACAAGCTGGATAGTCTAAAACCAATTGAGCTTCTGCGTTATCTTTTTCACCAAATTTTTAGCTCGCACTAAATGATTCTGCATATTTAAGTGTTTGAGAGCCTTACAAGAAATCTTTTAACTATGTACCctacaaaaaactgttttgagTAGTTCTATGTGATTCTACAACCAGAGCATCTATATAATATCAAATCATATTACTTGCAAGTAGATCCGCTTCAGTCAAACAGCTCGGGTTGGCGAGATACGAGTTGCTGAGTAGAACTATTATCTTTCTGCTTGCTTCTATCGCTCTACACTGCTCTGTGTGCTTTAGTGATCCTGCTGCTGAATCTCTGTCAACAATGTACAGCTTCAACTTCTGTAAATAGAATATCAGTAGGAACATTGTTTGTTACTGTCTGATCGTGACCTGAAAGTTTGAAGAGTTATTTACGGTTGACTACTAGATTGACAAGGACATCGTTAAAACCAGGTTTTTACATTGCTTGAGtttcaaaatttgttttacATATTTACTTCTGTGAACTGAAGCACAAAGCCATCTTGGTCGTTTTGTGAAACTCATATATTCTATAAGAAGATGGGGTTGAATAAACATCTGATTGTATTTCGTTTGaagatgagcttacacaaagGTTTGGTAGATGTTGTCagtttttttctatcatttgcaattgttttttgagtttgaggtgatctgactgccaggaagtttcaagactaaaatcggcaaaacttgatcacggttaaactgctcagatcaagcgaaagtgtgattattacatatatagttGCAAAAGACTGAGAGAATAGAGACTTTTAAGGcttcaacttgaatgcaatagccaagATCAACTACATGAGAGGCCGGCAGAAACTCAACTAGCGTCACCTTTTCAGCATGTTTTCTTTTTAGCTTTGTAACCACAACcagttttattcattttgatcTTGAAGCATTCTGGCAGTCGGATCAgctcaaaaatcaaaaacagttgcaaatgataaaaaaatactgttACTTTCTTTATAAAATCTCCAAAATTTTTtggtaatttaatttttaagaaGTAATGAACTGCTTGATGGTAACCGCTGATGGGGATCACATAGATATTCAAAGAGCAGCAAATGGTAGTCATTCTAAAATAAAGGCCGGTTtgcactatatcgccgtatgtcGATTTTAACCACACAATACTTTGGCGATCGATTGTAATAACAAAGTTCACACTATCTCAAACCCGCCGGTGTTTACATCAGTCGATAGGTCGTAATAGCGCTCTCATTATACAATCCGGTCATGGAAGCAATGAAATGATAGTTCCGCAGCAATGGTTATGAAAGAAAATATTGATTGAGCAATCGGTGACGGCCAATCATCATTGCCAATGCAGTGCACATTGCATGGGTTGTTGTGGATGCTCGACAattatcaggaaagtttgacaactgcaatattttcCCACGTATACGCGCTGCCTCAGCAATGGCATTGGTTTACCTTGCACTTAGTGGACAAATAAGTGCTGAGAAGACAACACTTAAACATGGCAATATAGTCTGAACCAGCATTAAAGTCCAACATGCATTTGATATTAAGTGATCTATTTCTTCGTACCTGGTTACCTTCTGCTGCTACTGTTTCAATTGCAGGAATCAGCTGCCTCATAACCCAGTTGCTGTCAGAATCATTACTGGCATCATAAGAGATAAATGCATCGTACTGACATTTTTGTTCAAACTCTAACTCCCTAAGTCGATCTTTAACAGCTCTTGTTACAACTTGCGGATGTCGAAGGTACCAACGGTATCTGTAGCAAGGTATTCCTATAGCTAGACTTAAAATCACGCATCCCAGAACTATCCCGGATATTATCAATGGCTCCTTGACATAGCAGAAAAACCTGTTTGGTTTGTAACTAATCACTTGAGTTGATACTTCAGAGTTCTCAGGTGTCCTGCAGTTTAGGTTCGTGGCTTGAATGATGAAAGAAGAGTTGCGAACCCAGTCAGAGAAAATCTCATCACATGAACATATTAGAGGATTTGCAAGAATACCAAAATATTTAAGTTTGGTGATTTTTGTATCAAACACATTCAACAGGGTTGGTGACAATGTAGTTATTTGGTTGGCTTGCAGATACAAATTTCTTAACTTAGAAAGTCCATTAGAAAGGGTTACTGGTTTTAATACTGTCACACCATTGTCACTGAGGTCCAAACTTGCCAGAAGTGGTGTTGTCATAAATACCATGTCTGGAAGATTTGCAATGTCGTTATTAGCTAAGATTAATGTTTGCAATAGTTTAAGATTACCAAGCAAATTACTGCCGATGTGCTTGATTTTGTTGCTCGACAAATCAAGATGTTCAAGGTTGTGCAGTTGTCCAATCGCTTCAAAGTTGCTCTCctcatttttgccaattttgttaTTTGCAAGTGTTAGCTGTTTTAAGTTGGAGCAATAAACGAGACCACTTAAATCTGTAATCTCATTTAGTTCAGCTTGAAAATGCAACAGATTTGGCATAACAGTGCATAATTGTTGACCATCGCCAGCTGAGAAGCTTTTTATCTCGTTGTTATTAAGTGTTAGAGTAGTTACTGGACTTGTGAGATTTTTTGTAAATCCAAAATCAGGAACATAATTTAGATAATTGTCATCTAGGTATAAATTCTGAAGCTCTGGAAAAGCATCAATCAAGTAATACGCTTCATAGAGAGCTGCACCGATGCCAACTCCTTTTAAACTTAAGGATTTGAGTCGAGACGTTTGGTTGCttgtaaaaagttttaaagCTCTTGCACCCAACATGTTCCCACTCAGTCCAATGTTAGAAGCCTTATCTACTGCATTGAACGCACCGGTTTCTACTAACGCTAAACCGCACCAATGCAAGTATATCAGTTTCAATCGAGGAAAGCCTTGAAAAACTGATGAATGCAAGGTATTCCCAAAAATCTTGTCACTATATCGACAGTCAAATGTTGATAATCGCTCAAGTTGTTTTAGTCCACTCAGACTTTCATTGGTTAGGAAACAAGAATTGTTGACTGTGTCAGTAGTGGCCCAGTTTTGGAATGTGAGTGTGGTCAACTTTGGGGGAAGGTTCTCAAACAGTTCCTTGGCACTAGCCGGGCATTCTTTGTAAGGAGACACGTCCCCGATTGTTAAGCTTGTTAGTTTGGTCAGTGGCTCTAATATTCTCTGGTTTCCCAAAAATACCAAAGAACTAGTGAGATCTAGCATCCCGATGTGCTGAATTGGCAGAAAGTGGTCCTGAGACAGATTCCGACATATTTCAGCTCCACATGTTTGCCCATAGCCTCCTAGTCTCACATCATTCAGTTTGGTCAGGTTAGAAAACTCAGGGGCAATGGTTGCATTTTTACAATCTTCAAGAAGATTGTTTGAGAAATCAAGGCGTTGAATGTTTggtatttgtaaaaaaatgtttgatggTATCTCTGTAAAACGATTGTTGGGAAGCTCCAAGTAGCGCAATCTGTTGTTGTTGCCAAAGAGTTGATCAGGTAATGAGCTCAGTTTACTATCGGTTATGGTAAGCTGTTGCATATAGGGCTGATTGAAAAATGTTGAAGGAGCTAATGACCTAATATTACCCCTGATAGTGACAAACTTTAAATGGCCAAGATATGCCATCATATTTTCCGTAAGCTCCGCATCAGGTCCATTGTACGTGAGGTCAAGAGATGATGTCTTCAGCTGGAGCCCTTGTGGGACAATCTTATCCGGATTTGAAGTTGTACAGAATGCGTCATTAGTACATTTCTGGCACTCTTTAACTTTACAAATGCCCGTAAAACATAACCTTTGATCAGTTTCACACAGCTTTTGGCCATTTTCTGCGCAAGATAATCTGAAGATGAGAAATAGCAGCCAGAGGCTCGGTTTAAGAATCCCCATCCACATCATTGAGTTGGTTAATCCTTAGgcttgtaaaaataaaatacaagaaAATAAGTGCATGATGCATTGTTGAACAATTGAGCTTATGAAAAAAACAAACGACCATACTGGTGACCTTCTAATTAAAACTACAGAAACAAGATACAGCAAAAAAAGGTTGCTGGAGAGCACTGATTTGCAGCTCTAAATCTGGTAGACATGTTACTAATTCTTAAGTTCTTAAGCAATACAGGACACTCTGAAACCTGTATAAACAGACATATATCTTTAATGAagaataaatatgaatatatgtacatatatatagatatatatatatatatgtatatatatatatatgtatatatatatatatatatatatatatatatatatatatatatatatatatatatatatatatatatatatatatatatatatatatatatatatatatatatatatatatatatatatatatatatatatatatatatatatatatatatatatatatatatatatatatatatatatatatatatatatgtgtatacaatacatatacatgtatatatgtaatttttatatgtaatatatatataatatgtaatatttaagtatatatatattacatattatatacataatatatatatatataaacatatatatatgtaatatatatatgtaatatatataatatgtaatatatatataaatatatatgtatatatgtaataatgtaaatagtataatatgtaatatatatatataatatgtaatatatataagtatgtatatatataataatgtacatactgtaatatgtaatatatatatataaataattaaatatgtatgtataatataaatatgtaatatgtataatatgtaatatatatataaatatatatgtatatatgtaataatgtatatagtatagtatgtaatatatatatatataatatgtaatatatataaatatatatatatataataatgtatatactataatatgtaatatatatataataattaaatatgtatgtatatatataaatatatttataataatgtatctaatatgtatatatatatatatttatacatatataatatatatatacatattactttattggcaataagtTTCGTtttaaacagaaatgttttctaAATCATGCGCCAAAAAAGACCAACAGTTAGCCACTAAGATCATATCATTGTTTTTCTATATAAcgtttaaaatacctttttatGCTAAAAGAATAAATATTAGAAAGTAAAGCAGTAAGCaatgatgtttttaaaataaactgttAGATGTTGTAAGAAGTTGGTTCAtatcaattaaattaaaatgagTCAAAGGCCTAACACTGCTGTGTAAAAAAGCGAGAACAAAATCCATGAAACCTCTCAAACGCTGACATAGAAGGTTTCGTCTAATTGGTTAATGTAGAGACCACTGCAACAAGTTCAGCATTCTATTGTGGTATTGCGTGTCTGACAGCAAAAATGGTGGCTGTATTGTCTCAAATAACACTACCACAACACCACTAAATTACCCTATCTTAGCTAAACTTAAACAATTggaaacaattatctgcatgcgttgagctaacaaaaaatatgttagCAAACCCATCCTGAGCATAGTTTCgattgacaaaatattttattttgcattgcAAGTTATTGTTAACATTGACTTGTCGTGCTAAATGCATTACAGctacaaattttataaaatgtttgctcTATAAATTttagacgattgtttttaaacaATATTAGGCCTActactaaatttttttatttatattttatcaataataataatgccttAAACTGTAATAATAGTAACCTTAACCCTAATAAACCTTAAACTGTAATAATCTTTCAACTGAGACATGATCAGGGTCTTTCTGAAAATGACCAAAAAGGTGTTCCTTCTCATTCTGCAATGCATTTGCTGTATTTTTCATGTTACCAGcatatgtaaaattttatgattaatttggtcttaaaatatattttttagatTGTGTGGTTTAAaagttatgacaatttataCGAATCCTTATCCGTTATTATGTTTTACCAAATAAGTAATTATGTCATGGTAgataaattaatttggtagcgaCAGAGTTAATTATGCACATTTCTtcactcatgatgatctctcacgatcCTCGAGACTGCCAatgtactagtaaatataaaaagtaaagtATTGCTATGCGGTATCATAAAGTCCAGTAACAATTCATACAGAGAAGACTTGAAGACATGACAAAATGCATTGATTAAATCTGctttttaaaacttaaattaaaTACTATAAACAAGGATATTAGGAGTAGAATCATTAAAATTTATACATAAGAAAAAAAAGAGTTGGAGACACCAGTAGCTTCAAATATAAAGTTCAGCTCAAAGCTAAAGAGACTTACACGGACAGTGAGCCATAAGAAGAAAGAGCTTGTGCCTTGTCAGTCAGAGTTAAATTACCTTTTGTTTTTTTGTCACACTTGAAGAACCAAAGAAACTTGCTAATTTCACTAACAGTTCAGGGTGAACAGTTTTTAAACTACAGTATAAAGATTGGCCAACCTGGTTGAATACAGTGTTTAGTTCACATCGTGTCTGCATTGAAGAGTTTTGTTTCAAGTGGTTTGCTGATTTATAGACTGTGAGAAAATGGAGGCTCAGTTCCTCCTTTTTTGACAATTTGCATTTATGACTGCATTGATTGGATATTTACTCATTTCAAATGCGACCTTCACTTGAAGCAGCCTTTGTTTGAACAAAATGCAAATATTGAACCCCTTTGTGCGTCTAAAGTTGAGAAAAAGGGTTGGTGTTCAAAGTTAGGGATCTTTGTTACCCTTTAATTTCATATGTttataatattgattttaaGACTTCATCACATGATAGAACTGACTTTTACTTCCTTGTTTAGTTATTCTTCCCCTTTTGCTCCTTTAGatgtaaaattaattacgaaGTGAAACCTTTATGCTTCGCAATCTCTCAGAGTGATCCCTATTTTCTAATACCTATTAAGCTTGTTCATATATCACATTACACCTTTATAAACCCTGTTATTGACTCATCGTTGAAAGAAAACACATTTAGCCCTTGCGCAATGTTCATCTTGTCACGTATTTAACTCGTTTCCTAAAGAGAAAGATAATGAAAACATATGAAAAAGGATATACTCGATGCTGTTATTTATGATTTTGTAGTAGTCTGCATTGCAATTGCACAGCTGCCAAGATGTAAAGAGAGGTAAACAGCACCAGCTACAGAGGCCCTGTTTGAAAATTCTACCATTTTCTTATTATATTGTGTACAACACTGAACAAGGTTTAGTAAAGTTATGTTGGCCACTTCATCAAGCTTTGATGTATAAATCAAGAATGTAAACTAGTTTTAACAAATAATCATCCCTTTTCTATTTACAGTTATTCTAAAGTTCCCTGTGCTTTCTTGCATTCCTTAGAAAGTTCATACTTACCATAAGTTTCAAGAGCTATACGTACTCGGAACTTGTACTGATTAACTCTTCTTCACTAGAAGCCTTCTAGATTTGTGTGCACACCAGTTGAAGATCACCAAGATTCTGCAGATGTATGCTACCTTTCGGGCCTTGGTAAATAGGTCACAAATTACCTGGcttaacaaaagaaaaattagcatGCTTAGCTAGATTAGAGATGTAAAAGAGTTGTAAACAATGGTTATTAATCCGTCGCTTTTTAAAGCTTCGTATGGGAGTAGTACACTATTagtggtagtagtggtagtggtagtagtagtagtggtagtagtagtagtagtgatagtagtagtggtagtagcggtagtagtagtagtggtaggagtggtagtggtggtagtagtagtggtagtagtggtagtagtagtggtagtagtggtaggaggagtagtagtggtagtagtggaAGTAGTGGTAGGAGTGGTAGGAGTGGTAggagtggtagtagtagtggtagtagtgatagtagtgatagtagtagtagtagcggTAGTAGTAGTGGCCTAGGGGTCTAGAACACCTGTCCTGAACACATCAGATTAGAGTTCAAATCCCAATATGAGACTCTGGTGGGGACAAAAAGACAACCAAACTGGTGATGCTCTCTGCAACTGAGCGTGTTTTCAGTTGTTGAGGTTCTCCTGCCACTGGATTCAGACATACTCAGACATACCCAGCCAAGAATGCATAGATAACGTCTGTGCAACATTGCTCTTAGAAACATGCCTAGTTCTACTTACGGTAAGCTAATCAGACATACTTGATCTTCGAAGGATTGCACACACACAAAGCTTTGTATACTTTTCCGTATTCTTTCAGTAaaatttagcagaaaataaaaaaacggACAAGCATTGAAGTAGCTGAAGCTATTTCATGTCTGTTTTTACACTCCTACTTTGTTATTGTGTCATCCAATATTTAACGTAATTGATAAACATCAGATATAAACAGTTCTAAGTGGGCCAATCAACAACTAATCTTCCAAATCTTTTGCATAACAGTATAGAACTCGATGACCCTAAACAAGTGTCATAAGAGTATTTCATGAAAGGATAAAACTCTCCTTAGTAAGGTATAGAAAAGTGCAAGAACCTTGTCGCTCAAGGCCTTCTTTATTTATACCAATTTGATATGACTCAGACACCCTGAGAAGACAGACAACGATCAAATTGCCTGGGCTCTGTTGCACCCACGTTTAGAAGAGAGTCCAGTCAAGGAAAGCCTATACTGAAATTTAAAGGTGCTCTCAAAAGAAATATTATGAAATTTAATATCAACCTAAACAAACGGCAAATAGAGGCCATGTTGGTTTAGACTAAAATGAAGACCGTCATTGTGGCGCCAACAGATTGTAGTGAAGATGCTAATGATGATGTTGGTGTTGATGACATGCAGTGGCGTGTCATCATGACAGGCACTTATTTTGGTAATGAAAACAAGGAAAACAGCTAAAATAGCACAACTATTTTTACCTCATTGTACTTTTGGATTAAAAATCTTTATCGTTTGTCATTCTATTTCTATTTTCATGAAGACATTGACTATCTAAGCCTCTCATTGAGCAGTGAAGTTGAACTTACACGGAATGTATTACACTTTGCTTGaaggtgaacttacacaaaattttagtagattttataagaaagcatcaatatttttctatcatttgcgattgtttttgatgtttgaagggatctgactgccaggatggtgcaagattaaaatagacaaaacttgatcgcagttaaaacactcagactaaatgaaagtgcaattatggtGACTAAGAAACCAACAAAATGGAGATGCGTAGCGCTGCAACCTGCATAAGGTTGCAGTGATATCaaatagtgatgtcatttcagcGCGTGTTTTTTTTCTGCTGAACGTTTTAACCGCGGTCAAGTTGTGTCGATTTTATTCTTATAACATCCTGGAAGTCCGAAcatctcaaacattaaaaacaatcgcaaataatagaaaaataccgatactttctgatagaatctactaaaattctTCAAGGAGTTCATCTTCAAAGACGTAGGAGAAATGATTGACAAAGTTTATCTAGATTTTGCAAACAAATCCTACCGACAAAGAATTAGCTGTACCTGCTGATATTTCCCACACTTTTGTGCACCTTCGTTTTGCAGATGATTCTGATTACTGACCTGAGCCATGTGTTTATGTTCGTTTTTTTCTTTGCCTGCGTCTCATTGGCTACTAGCAATAAACACACCAGTTTCGTGACAAAAGTTGGTTCGCCATAACAACAATTCTTTGCACACCTAATATTTGCTACAATGAGAGCCATGTCTGTCGGAGCTAAGGTTAAAGTTTaggaaaaaaaatcattttgcaCTGAACTCAACACTCATGACTTTCAACATGGTAGCATTAGACTTTAACATGAGCAAATCAATCACTTTCGGTATTGCtgaataattgtacatgtagttattctctgtgttttgTCTCTGTGGTACCAGCAGAGATAATGTGTACACTTGTTTCTCGCTCTGTTAGTGAAGTTAATTGATTCGGTATAAGAACAATGATTctgtaaaattttgttaaatgaGCCATCGTATTGACCAGCATATAAATCAAAATATGTCTCGAGAGCAGAACATCACAGGGGTTCATGGATGATGGAATGTTTTTTCCACCAAGCCTGATTTGCTGTTGTCAACAATGACCAAaaaagtaaagttaaaaaataaaa includes:
- the LOC137400966 gene encoding toll-like receptor 7 is translated as MWMGILKPSLWLLFLIFRLSCAENGQKLCETDQRLCFTGICKVKECQKCTNDAFCTTSNPDKIVPQGLQLKTSSLDLTYNGPDAELTENMMAYLGHLKFVTIRGNIRSLAPSTFFNQPYMQQLTITDSKLSSLPDQLFGNNNRLRYLELPNNRFTEIPSNIFLQIPNIQRLDFSNNLLEDCKNATIAPEFSNLTKLNDVRLGGYGQTCGAEICRNLSQDHFLPIQHIGMLDLTSSLVFLGNQRILEPLTKLTSLTIGDVSPYKECPASAKELFENLPPKLTTLTFQNWATTDTVNNSCFLTNESLSGLKQLERLSTFDCRYSDKIFGNTLHSSVFQGFPRLKLIYLHWCGLALVETGAFNAVDKASNIGLSGNMLGARALKLFTSNQTSRLKSLSLKGVGIGAALYEAYYLIDAFPELQNLYLDDNYLNYVPDFGFTKNLTSPVTTLTLNNNEIKSFSAGDGQQLCTVMPNLLHFQAELNEITDLSGLVYCSNLKQLTLANNKIGKNEESNFEAIGQLHNLEHLDLSSNKIKHIGSNLLGNLKLLQTLILANNDIANLPDMVFMTTPLLASLDLSDNGVTVLKPVTLSNGLSKLRNLYLQANQITTLSPTLLNVFDTKITKLKYFGILANPLICSCDEIFSDWVRNSSFIIQATNLNCRTPENSEVSTQVISYKPNRFFCYVKEPLIISGIVLGCVILSLAIGIPCYRYRWYLRHPQVVTRAVKDRLRELEFEQKCQYDAFISYDASNDSDSNWVMRQLIPAIETVAAEGNQVRRNRSLNIKCMLDFNAGSDYIAMFKCCLLSTYLSTKCKKLKLYIVDRDSAAGSLKHTEQCRAIEASRKIIVLLSNSYLANPSCLTEADLLASYELVEGEHCYQPNRMLIILLEELNEEVLKAPVTSMLTQNVIHVVGSEANMGRVWKRVKRFVAKPRYIYRKKKKFVSQEEASFDEHVTEEEPLIQYKSLKSLSYLAALYQYGYFL